The genomic region CAAGGCTGATTTCAAGTCATTCAATCATTCTAAATTCAATCATTCGCTCATGGCAACCCTTTCTACCACTTCCATAAACCGGCCCGTTCTGGCCGTGGTCATGTCGCTGCTGATTCTGGTGTTCGGCGGCATTGGCTTTTATTACCTCGGCGTCCGTGAGTTCCCGAGCATTGACCTGCCCGTGGTGACGGTCTCGACGACCTATACCGGGGCCAACGCGGACATCGTGGAATCGCAGATCACCGAGCCGCTCGAAGAATCCATCAACGGGATTGCCGGTATCCGGACGCTCTCCTCGTCGAGCCGCGACGGACGGAGTGTGATTACCGTTGAATTTGAACTGAGCGTCGATATTGAAGATGCCGCCAACGACGTCCGCGACCGGGTTTCGCGCTCGGTGGCCCTGCTGCCGCCGGACGTGGACCCGCCCGTGGTGGCCAAAGCCGATGCCGACGCCAGCCCCATCTATTTCGTGCAGTTGCTGTCCAGAAAACGGTCCCTGCTGGAAGTCAACGACATTGCCGTGCGGCAGTTCAAGGAGCGGTTTCAGACCATTCCCGGTGTCAGCAGCGTGCAGTTGTGGGGGGAGAAAAAGTACGCCATGCGGCTGCGCATCGACCCGGTCAGGCTGGCCTCCTACCGCCTGACGGCCGTGGACGTAGCCCAGGCGCTTACCCGGCAAAACATCGAACTGCCCTCCGGCAGCGTGGAAGGAGCCACGACCGAACTGACCGTCCGGACGCTGGGCCGCCTGACGACCCCGGACGATTTCAACAACATTATCCTGAAAGAACAGGGCGATCAGGTGGTCAAGTTTCAGGATGTGGGCTTTGCCGAACTGGCTCCGGAAGTAGAACGGACGCTGCTCAAACGCGACGGCATCCCGATGATTTCCATCGCCGTTATTCCGCAGCCGGGGGCCAACCAGATTGAAATTGTCGATAACATTTACAAAAAACAGCAGCAGATCGAAAAAGAACTGCCGCCCGACGTGAAAACCATGTTCGGCTTCGACTACACGCGGTACGTCCGCAAGTCGATTCTGGAAGTGCAGGAAACCATCTTCATCGCCTTTGTCCTGGTTGCCCTCGTCATTTTCGTGTTTCTCCGCGACTGGCGCAGTACGCTCATTCCGCTGACGGCCATTCCGGTTTCGCTCGTCGGGGCGTTTTTCATCATGTACGTCTGCGGCTTTTCCATCAACGTCCTGACCCTCCTCGGCATCGTCCTGGCGATTGGTCTGGTGGTGGACGACGCCATTGTCGTTCTGGAGAACATTTATACGAAAATTGAAGAAGGCATGTCGCCTTACCAGGCGGCCATCCACGGGTCCAAGGAGATTTATTTTGCCGTTATCTCCACGACTGTAACGCTGGCGGCGGTGTTTCTGCCGGTTATCTTCCTGCAGGGCATTACGGGCCGTCTGTTCCGCGAATTTGGCATCGTGGTGGCCGGTTCGGTGCTGATTTCGGCCTTTGTGTCGCTGACGCTGACGCCCATGCTCTCGGCCCGCATCCTGAAAGCCCGCCGCGCCGACGGCAAAAACCAGCATTCCTGGCTGTACCGGGTCACGGAGCCGTTCTTCGAGGCGATGGTAAGCGGATACGCCAACTCGCTGGCCGGCTTTCTGAAAGTCCGCTGGCTGGCCTGGGTGCTGATGGCGGGCTTCATCGGCGTTATTTACGGCCTGTTCAAGGCCAACGCCATTCCGTCGGAACTGTCGCCGATGGAAGACCGGGGCGGGTTCCGCATTCAGGCCGTGGCTCCGGAAGGCGCTACGTTCGAGTATATGCTCGCCTACACCGACCAGGTGGCGAAGTTTATCCGCGAAAAATACGCGCGCAGTGAAGTGATGGGCATCACGGCCGTCACCTCGCCCAGTTTCGGCTCCGGGGCCACCAACTCGGGGACCGTCCGGGTGCTGCTGAACGACAGGCCGCCGCGGACCAAGAGCCAGCAGGAAATTGTGGACGAACTGACGCCGGACATCAAGAAGTTCTCGGGTGCCAAAGCGCTGGTGGTGCAGGAACAGACCATCACGACCGGAGCCCGGACGGGCGGTGGCGGCGGTCTGCCCGTTCAGTTTGTGATTCAGGCCAGCAACTTCGACAAGCTGCGCCAGGCGGTGCCGGAATTCATGAAACGCGTGCAGGCGTCGGAGAAATTCTCGGCCTCGGACGTCAACCTGAAATTCACCAAGCCCGAAATCCGGCTCGAAATCGACCGGGCGAAAGCCATGAACCTCGGCGTGTCGGTGCAGGATGTGGCCCAGACGCTGCAGCTTGGCCTCTCGGGGCGGCGGTTCGGGTACTTCATCATGGACGGCAAGCAGTATCAGGTTATCGGTCAGATCGACCGGCCCGACCGCAACGACGTGACGGACCTGAAGTCGCTGTTTGTGAAAAACAAAGCAGGGGAACTTGTTCAGCTCGATAACCTGGTCAAACTGACGGAGCAAAGCACGCCGCCCCAGCTGTTCCGGTACAACCGCTATGCCTCGGCCACCGTGTCGGCGGGTCTGGCCAAAGGCGTGACCCTGGGCGACGGCATTTCGGAAATGGAACGCATTGCGGCGGAAGTCCTCGACCCGTCGTTCTCCACGGCCCTCGACGGTACCTCCAAAGAGTTCCGCGAAAGCTCGTCCAGCCTGTACATGGCCTTTGCGCTGGCGCTGCTCCTGATCTACCTCATTCTGGCGGCGCAGTTCGAGAGCTTCGTGGACCCCATCATCATTCTGCTGACCGTGCCGCTGGCCGTCTGCGGAGCCCTGCTATCGCTCTGGGATTTCAGCCAGACGCTGAACGTCTTCAGCCAGATCGGCATCATCACGCTCGTCGGGCTGGTCACCAAGAACGGAATTCTGATCGTGGAATTTGCCAACCAGCGGAAAGAGCACGGCCTCAGCAAGCACGAAGCCGCGCTGGAAGCCGCTACGGCCCGTTTCCGGCCTATCCTGATGACCAGCCTCTGCGCCGCCCTCGGTCTGCTGCCGGTCGCTCTGGCGCTCGGGGCCGGTTCAGAAAGCCGGGTTTCGATGGGAATTGCCGTCGTGGGCGGGCTGCTGTTTTCGACCGTCCTGACACTTTACATCATTCCGGCCGTTTACACGTATCTGTCGAAAGCGTACAAGCCGAAGCCGGAAGAACAGCAGGTGGCCGAGCTGGTTTAACCAATCGCTGTCTTTTGGAAAGCCGCCGGTTTCCCCGGCGGTTTTCTTTTTTATGCCTCCGGGGAGCGTTTCCTGTCACACAATCAGATTTTAAGCCGGGCATTCAGGCCGTCCTGATTTCTGCGTACTTTTCGGTAAGTACGCGACACATTAGATGAAAGAAATTTCTCCCACACAGGAATACACCGATCTGCTTTACGGTGTTCTGAATACCTCCCTGAACGGTACGGTTGTTTACGAAGCCATTCGCGATGCCGCCGGTCGCATTGAGGATTTCAGGGTGCGCCTGTGTAATCCCGTGGCCCGGAAGGCCATTCTGGAGCGAACCGGCCACGATATCAGCGGGAGTACGCTGCTCACGGTCTACCCCAGCAGCCGCGAATCCGGCCTTTTTGCCACCTACGAAGCCGTCACCGAAACGGGCAAAACCCTTCGGACCGAACATTATTACAGTGATTTTGACGTCTGGTACGATGTAGCCCTTGCCAAACTCGGCGACGGCTGCGTGGTAACGTTCATCGACATCAGTGCTTCCAAGCAGGTTCAACTCAGCAGCCAGCACACGGCGAATCTGCTCCAGGCCGTTCTGGATGGCGCTCAGGCCGGAATTACGTCCTATCTGGCCGTCCGGGACGAAACCCGCCGCATCATCGACTTCGAGATCCAGGCCGCCAACCACGCGGCCACCCTCATTACGGGCCGGTCGGCGGAGGAACTGGTTGGCAAACGGATGCTCACTCTTTTTCCGCATAGCGTGGAATCCGGCCTGTTCGGACGGTACTGCGACGTGGTGGAAACGGGAGCTTCGCAGCGGCTGGAAATCCAGTACGAAGGAGACGGCCTGAAGACCTGGCTTGACCTGACGGTCGTGAAACAGAATGACGGCTTCGTGCTCACATTTCTGGACATTTCGGAGCGCAAGCACGCCGAACTGAAACAGCAGCGGGATAAGGAGCGCCTTCAGGCCGTTATGGACCTCGCCCAGACGGGTATTTTTCTGTTCGCGCCCGTCCGGGATGAAGCTGGCAACATTACTGATTTCCGTTTTACCAATACCAACACTGCCCTGGCCTCGTACGTCGGCCAAACGCCCGAAACCCTCATCGGCGACCTCGGCAGCCGGTGGTTTCCGGGTTACCAGACCAACGGACTGCTGGACGCCTACCGGCGCACGTACGAGGAAAAGCAGCTCCATCGGTTCGAGTTTCATTACTACGACGACGGCATCGACGCCTGGCTCGACATTCAGTCCACCCGACTGGAAGAAGAGGTACTGGTTACGTTTTCGGACATTACGATTCTGAAAAAAACCGAACTGGAGGTTCAGAAACAGGCGGCTTTTCTGGAAAAGGTCATTAACGGCTCCCTGAACGGGCTGATCGCCTGCGATCCCGTCCGGGACGAAACCGGGGCAATCGTCGATCTGCGGATCACCCTGGCCAACGAGGCGGCTTCGCAGATGAACGGCCGTTCGATGGAGCAACTGGTGGGGCACACGCTGATGGAAGTTTTTCCTTCGCTGGACCAGACCCGCCTCATGCAGGTCTACCTGCATACTTCCCGGACAGGCGAAATACAGCGGATTGAGGAGTATTACCATTACGACGGCATGAACAGCTGGTTCGATGTCATCGTCACCTCCCTCAGCGAAGGGCGAACCCTGATCTCCTTCATGGATATTACCGACGGCAAAAAACTTCAGGGCCAACTGGAGGAGTCGGTTTCCGAACTTCTGAAATCCAACGAAAACCTACAGCAGTTTGCGTATGTGGCTTCCCACGATTTGCAGGAGCCGCTGCGCAAGATTCAGGCGTTCGGCGATATGCTCAGCCAGCAGCTGGCCGCCCAGGTCGAGCCCGAGCAGCTCGACATCATTCACCGCATGCAGAACGCATCGGAGCGGATGCAGGTGCTGATCCGCGACCTGCTGACGTATTCCCGGCTGACTACCAAGCGCGAGCCGTTCCGGCCGGTTGATTTGCAGGAAATTCTGGCCGAAGTGGTAGCGGACCTCGAAACGACCATCCGGGAGAAAGCGGCCCAGCTAACCCTAAAACCGCTGCCGACGGTCGTAGGCGATGCCCTGCAGCTGCGCCAACTGTTCCAGAATCTGCTGTCGAATGCCTTGAAATTCACCCATCCCGACGTTCCGCCGGTTATTCAGATTACCTGCGCCAAAGTGAGACGGTCGGAGGTGCCGGCGCTGAAAGGAAGCGGCCCCGCCGACTACTTCGCTATCGGGGTGAAAGACAACGGGATCGGCTTCGATGAGCAGTACCGCGAGCGCATTTTCGGTGCATTCCAGCGCCTGCACACCCGAAGCCAGTACGCCGGAACCGGTATCGGACTGGCAATCGTGAAAAAAGTGATCGACAACCACAACGGGGCCATCACGGCCAGCAGTCGGCGGGAAGAAGGCGCCGAATTCACCGTTTATCTGCCCGACTGGCAGGATTTTCCCTACCAGGAAATCACCTGACGATCTTTCCAGAACTTTCCGGTTTCGGTCAGCGGGGCTTCCGTAGCCAGCCATACGATCGGCTCGGCCCCTTTCTCAACGGGCCGGGATGCTTGGGAGCCGCCCATGTCCGTCTGCACCCAGCCGGGGTCTACGCAGTTTACGGCGATGTTCTGCCCCTGCAGCGCCCCGGCGAACTGCCGGGTAACGGCGTTCAGCGCGGTTTTGGAAATGCTGTAGGACGGAGCGTACGTGGACATGGAGTGCAGGGCCCCGGCGCCGCTCGACACGTTGATGATGCGGGCCCCGGACGGACTTTTCTGCAGGTAAGGCAGGAAATCCTGAATGACCAGAATCGGGCCGGTCACGTTGGTCTTCATCGTGCGTTCGAGCCGCTCGGTATTGAGTTTGGTAATATCGTCGCCGGAGTCTTCAAGGATACCGGCGTTGTTGATGAGGACGTCCAGGTGGTCGGCCTTTTGGGAGAACGTCCCAACAGCGTGTTTGATGCTGACCGGGTCGGTCACATCCATCTGGAGGTAAAACGCTTCGTGGCCTTCGCCGCACAGTTCTTCGGCGGCCGAACGGCCCATGGGAATATCCCGAACTGCCATAAAAACAGCGTACCCGCGCTGGCATAACTGTCTGGCTATTTCCTTCCCGATTCCGCGGTTAGCCCCGGTAACGAGCGCTACTTTTTCGTGCTGAGTGACCATACGAGCCCGTAAAAATTAAGTGGCTGGACGACGACCCGCAGGCATCATCCAGCCACTTAACATGATTCGACCCGGAAATTGTTTAGGCATCCCGAGCCTGTGGGACAGGCGGCGACCCTGTCGGCAAAGCCACATGTTTTGGTTGCCCAATCAATGGCCTTACGACGAAAAATGCCGCTCCGAATCTTTTCCCATCGACTGTACGACCCCGTAGGCCATGCGCGTCAGTTGCTTGGCGTTTTCTTCTCCGATCACGTCCGAATACCGGCGTACCAGCGTCCGCCAGGCGCGTTTGATGTCCGGCAGCAGGGCGACTCCCTTTTCGGTGGCGTAAACCAGCGTGTGCTTGCCTTCCATTTTGCGCTCCACCAGCCGCTTCAACTCCAGCTTCTCGATCAGACGGGTGATCGTGGAAGGGGTCAAATGCAGTTCTTCGCTAAGATCCTTCGGTTGAATTCCCGGATTTTCGACTGCCTCCTTCAACAGAAATGCATGGGAAGCGGTCAGCCCTAACTTTCCAAACTCCTCATCCGCAATGTTGGTCATTACCCGAGCCAGGGCGTTTGCCGTAAAATTCAGGCAGCCGCTGTACTTCGAAACACGTTTTTCCCCGGTCATAACTTGCCGTTTTGTTAATATCTGTTTTCTCCGTAAAGTAAACTTAGCGATTAATTTTTAAAGTTAACGTAAATAGACTAAAAATGTAGATTAAAATTAATTGCGTGCACGAGCAATAAGCCAATCGATTCAGTAATAGGCCGCAAAAGGAAAAAGCCAGGCGGGTTTTTCACCTGGCTCCTCCTACTTTACCACTAATTATCAGACAAATTTATCAGACAGCCGCCCGGCTCAGCGCAGCGGCAGATGCACCTCCGCCATCATGCAGCGGGCCGAACCGCCCCCGTTGCCTTCGATCATGGAAAGGTCCACGTGCAGCAGCGTGGCGAAGTCGTCGATGATGTCGCGCTGCCGGGCAGTCAGGGAGTTATGCGCGGCGGTCGACATGACCAGCAGTTTCTGCGCTTTTTTGGTGGTCACCAGCAGCATGTTCCCGGCAAACTGCGCCATTTGTTCGAGCGTAATCTCGAAGACGTATTTACCGGTATTTTCCAGCGATTTCCGGACCATCAGCCGCTCGTCCGGGTCCTTGATGGATGCCAGACAGATCACCGCGAATGTGTCGCCGATGCACATCACGACATTGGTATGATAAACAGGCATGCCCTGGCTGTCCACCGCCTCGAAACTGATTACCTTATAGCCCGTCCGGCGGCTGAACTCTTCCAGTACCTCCGGATGCGTCCGGGGCGACAGGCAGGCGTACGCAATGCGCTGCATCCGGTCGAGCACCAGGCTGCCGGTTCCTTCCAGAAATTTCTCTTCCTGCTCAAAGTGCGTCAGGTCCACCACTTTCGACACGTGGAAACGCTTGTTGAGGTCATCGATGATGTCCATGCGGCGTTCCAGACGGCGGTTTTCGGCATGCATGGGATACAGCACCACCGTTCCGCTGGCGTGGAAAGAAACCCAGTTGTTAGGAAAGATGGAATCCGGCGTGTACGGCTCGGCGGTATCCTCGTACAGAATCACGTCCACACCGGCCGCCGTCAGGTGGCGGGTCATTTCGTCAAATTCCCGGCGGGCGTTCTCCTGCGCCACCTCTTTGGTACGGGCGGCCACGGCAGCATCCTGAAACGCATTCGTAACGGCAGTCTGCTCATTAAACCCGAACCGAACCGGGCGAATCATCAAAATGTGAGAGGTGGCCTGCGATTGCATAAATTAAGTGGTAAGGCAGTATGTTGATAAGGTGCGAAGACGCAAACTTGCTCCCAAATTAATAGCAAAGTGTCAATTCGACAATGTTTTTCGCAAATGGACCTTCATTTAGAAACCGTCGCGCAGTAGCGGTAAGCTCATGCAGTGCGAACCGCCCCGGGCGCGGGAGAGCTCAGCCGACGGCAGCATGATGAAGGTGTTTTCGATGGTTTCCGGTGAGGCTTCGCCCCGTTCAAAACGCTGCAGCAGCTCGGCGGCCCGGACCGTCTCAAAACCGGCCGCCCGAAACGCCTCGGCGGTTTTGTCGTTGCGGTCGTAGCCAATCACGACGCCGTCTTTCAGGGCCAGCAGGTTGCAGGAGTCGGTCCACTGTTCGCGGGCGCCGAACGGAAACTCGTTGTTGCCCGAGTAAATGAACTGAACCGGGTCGGTGCAGCCGAGGTCGTTCCGGCTGATGTCCGCAAGCAGGTCTTCCAGGTTTTCGATTTCAATCGGCTTGTGTTCAAGCCCTTTGTAAAACTGCAGAATCCGCAGGTCCTCCGACACGTCGCGCGGGGCGAAGAAGTGGAGGACGTCCCGTTTTTTGGCCTCGTCGCCCAGCCGACCCAGCGAGGCCAGCAGCACCCAGACGTTCTTTTTGACCTGCGTGAAAATAGTGTCGATATGCATGTAATCCCGTTTTTTCGGGATTTTGATGATGGTCACGGTGTCCACCACGCCTTTGTCGAAGACCTGCCGCATGACCTGCTGGGCGGCGTAGAGCGTCGTCCGTTCGCTGCAACCGATGAGCAGGTGCCGGGGCGAAATCGTCATCACGTCGCCGCCTTCGAGCGTCGAACGCGTATAGTCGCGGGCCACATCACTTTCGGGCAGCAGAAAGTGGTGCTCGTTGTCCGGTATCTCAATGATTTTGTTGCGGTAGGGCGCAAACAGCGGGTGGTAGAAAAAGATGTACTGCGACAGCAGTGCCTCCCGGGTCCGGGCCAGCTTGGCGGGCTTGTTGAGCAGAATGTGGTCGTTGATGACGATTCCGATGTCCCGCGTAAAAATAAAATTTGGCAGGGGCGCAAACAGCATCGTCTTGCTGTCCGGCAGCGAGCCCGAAATCAGGATTTTGGCCAGTTCGGGCGGGTCGTAGGTCGAAAGCTGGGTCAGCGTCTTGAAGCTCGTGCGCTCCACGGCGCAGATGCCCGCAATGAGTTTGGTCCGGATCACCTCGTCCTCCAGAATGTCGGCCAGCAGCCGCTGGATATCGATAACGGCGTCGGAGTTGAAGTAGTTGGGATGACCGGGTTTGTAGAACGAACGGGTGGGATCGGCATCAATTTCGGCCAGTTTGCCCTGCACTTTTTCGGGATCCAGAAAATAAAGCAGCAGCTTGACGTAGTAGTCGTATTCGTCGCGGCGCATCGTGTCGATGTGCACAATATCTTCAAACAGCCAGTCCTGCGCTTTGGAGGGGACCACCTTGCCCAGGCCCCGGTCCGGACTGTGAATCAGCAGCCGCCTAAGTGTTCCAATTTCCGAAGTGACATTGATTTTTGACGCAACCGTTTGCGTTTTTCCATTTTTCATACAGGCGACATCCACACAGTGTGGCGGGTTGTTTGTGTGGCAAGTTACAGGATTGCCCTGTCAAAAAAAATGAAAACTCCCGCCGGAAAAAGGGGCCGCCGGAACGAAAAGTTTCCAATCATGTGTTACCAAAAAATACGGCTGCGGGTTGTCTTTGAAGGATTTATTGGCAAAAGGGCAAGTAACAAATCATCAGCAAAAATTGTTAAGCCAACGGAATAAATCTTTGTTTCCACTACCTTTGCGGCGCAAAATTCACCAGAAATCACTCTCTCAATATGTTAAGTATAAATAATTTACAGGCTTCGATCGGCGACAAAGAGATATTGAAAGGCATCAACCTGGAAATTAAACCGGGTGAGGTGCACGCGATTATGGGCCCGAACGGCTCCGGTAAGAGTACGCTCGCGTCGGTGCTGGCAGGCCGTGAAGATTACGAAGTGACGGGGGGTGAAGTACTGTTCAACAACAAGGATCTGCTGGACATGGCGCCCGAGGAACGGGCCGCCGAAGGAATCTTTCTGGCCTTCCAGTATCCGGTTGAGATTCCGGGCGTGAGCACGACCAACTTCCTGCGGACGGCCATGAACGAAATCCGCAAGTACCGGGGCGAAGACCCGCTGGACGCCGTGCAGTTCCTCAAGCTGATGAAGGAAAAAATGAAGCTGGTCAACATCGACCAGTCGCTGCTGAGCCGCTCGCTGAACGAAGGATTTTCGGGCGGGGAGAAGAAGCGGAACGAAATCTTCCAGATGGCTATGCTCGAACCGAGACTGGCGATTCTGGACGAAACCGACTCGGGCCTCGACATCGACGCCCTGCGCATCGTGGCCGAAGGCGTCAACCAGCTCCGTACGCCTGAGCGCTCTACCATTGTCGTGACGCACTACCAGCGCCTGCTGGACTACATCGTCCCCGATTACGTCCACGTCCTCTACAAAGGCCGCATCGTAAAATCGGGCCCGAAAGAACTGGCTCTGGAACTCGAAGAAAAAGGCTACGACTGGATCAAGGCGGAAGTGGAAACTGCGTAAATCGTTTAAGGTTCGGGGTTTAAAGTGTAACGCCAGTCTCCG from Tellurirhabdus rosea harbors:
- a CDS encoding efflux RND transporter permease subunit; the encoded protein is MATLSTTSINRPVLAVVMSLLILVFGGIGFYYLGVREFPSIDLPVVTVSTTYTGANADIVESQITEPLEESINGIAGIRTLSSSSRDGRSVITVEFELSVDIEDAANDVRDRVSRSVALLPPDVDPPVVAKADADASPIYFVQLLSRKRSLLEVNDIAVRQFKERFQTIPGVSSVQLWGEKKYAMRLRIDPVRLASYRLTAVDVAQALTRQNIELPSGSVEGATTELTVRTLGRLTTPDDFNNIILKEQGDQVVKFQDVGFAELAPEVERTLLKRDGIPMISIAVIPQPGANQIEIVDNIYKKQQQIEKELPPDVKTMFGFDYTRYVRKSILEVQETIFIAFVLVALVIFVFLRDWRSTLIPLTAIPVSLVGAFFIMYVCGFSINVLTLLGIVLAIGLVVDDAIVVLENIYTKIEEGMSPYQAAIHGSKEIYFAVISTTVTLAAVFLPVIFLQGITGRLFREFGIVVAGSVLISAFVSLTLTPMLSARILKARRADGKNQHSWLYRVTEPFFEAMVSGYANSLAGFLKVRWLAWVLMAGFIGVIYGLFKANAIPSELSPMEDRGGFRIQAVAPEGATFEYMLAYTDQVAKFIREKYARSEVMGITAVTSPSFGSGATNSGTVRVLLNDRPPRTKSQQEIVDELTPDIKKFSGAKALVVQEQTITTGARTGGGGGLPVQFVIQASNFDKLRQAVPEFMKRVQASEKFSASDVNLKFTKPEIRLEIDRAKAMNLGVSVQDVAQTLQLGLSGRRFGYFIMDGKQYQVIGQIDRPDRNDVTDLKSLFVKNKAGELVQLDNLVKLTEQSTPPQLFRYNRYASATVSAGLAKGVTLGDGISEMERIAAEVLDPSFSTALDGTSKEFRESSSSLYMAFALALLLIYLILAAQFESFVDPIIILLTVPLAVCGALLSLWDFSQTLNVFSQIGIITLVGLVTKNGILIVEFANQRKEHGLSKHEAALEAATARFRPILMTSLCAALGLLPVALALGAGSESRVSMGIAVVGGLLFSTVLTLYIIPAVYTYLSKAYKPKPEEQQVAELV
- a CDS encoding PAS domain-containing sensor histidine kinase; translation: MKEISPTQEYTDLLYGVLNTSLNGTVVYEAIRDAAGRIEDFRVRLCNPVARKAILERTGHDISGSTLLTVYPSSRESGLFATYEAVTETGKTLRTEHYYSDFDVWYDVALAKLGDGCVVTFIDISASKQVQLSSQHTANLLQAVLDGAQAGITSYLAVRDETRRIIDFEIQAANHAATLITGRSAEELVGKRMLTLFPHSVESGLFGRYCDVVETGASQRLEIQYEGDGLKTWLDLTVVKQNDGFVLTFLDISERKHAELKQQRDKERLQAVMDLAQTGIFLFAPVRDEAGNITDFRFTNTNTALASYVGQTPETLIGDLGSRWFPGYQTNGLLDAYRRTYEEKQLHRFEFHYYDDGIDAWLDIQSTRLEEEVLVTFSDITILKKTELEVQKQAAFLEKVINGSLNGLIACDPVRDETGAIVDLRITLANEAASQMNGRSMEQLVGHTLMEVFPSLDQTRLMQVYLHTSRTGEIQRIEEYYHYDGMNSWFDVIVTSLSEGRTLISFMDITDGKKLQGQLEESVSELLKSNENLQQFAYVASHDLQEPLRKIQAFGDMLSQQLAAQVEPEQLDIIHRMQNASERMQVLIRDLLTYSRLTTKREPFRPVDLQEILAEVVADLETTIREKAAQLTLKPLPTVVGDALQLRQLFQNLLSNALKFTHPDVPPVIQITCAKVRRSEVPALKGSGPADYFAIGVKDNGIGFDEQYRERIFGAFQRLHTRSQYAGTGIGLAIVKKVIDNHNGAITASSRREEGAEFTVYLPDWQDFPYQEIT
- a CDS encoding SDR family oxidoreductase; translation: MVTQHEKVALVTGANRGIGKEIARQLCQRGYAVFMAVRDIPMGRSAAEELCGEGHEAFYLQMDVTDPVSIKHAVGTFSQKADHLDVLINNAGILEDSGDDITKLNTERLERTMKTNVTGPILVIQDFLPYLQKSPSGARIINVSSGAGALHSMSTYAPSYSISKTALNAVTRQFAGALQGQNIAVNCVDPGWVQTDMGGSQASRPVEKGAEPIVWLATEAPLTETGKFWKDRQVISW
- a CDS encoding MarR family winged helix-turn-helix transcriptional regulator, with amino-acid sequence MTGEKRVSKYSGCLNFTANALARVMTNIADEEFGKLGLTASHAFLLKEAVENPGIQPKDLSEELHLTPSTITRLIEKLELKRLVERKMEGKHTLVYATEKGVALLPDIKRAWRTLVRRYSDVIGEENAKQLTRMAYGVVQSMGKDSERHFSS
- the ctlX gene encoding citrulline utilization hydrolase CtlX, whose amino-acid sequence is MQSQATSHILMIRPVRFGFNEQTAVTNAFQDAAVAARTKEVAQENARREFDEMTRHLTAAGVDVILYEDTAEPYTPDSIFPNNWVSFHASGTVVLYPMHAENRRLERRMDIIDDLNKRFHVSKVVDLTHFEQEEKFLEGTGSLVLDRMQRIAYACLSPRTHPEVLEEFSRRTGYKVISFEAVDSQGMPVYHTNVVMCIGDTFAVICLASIKDPDERLMVRKSLENTGKYVFEITLEQMAQFAGNMLLVTTKKAQKLLVMSTAAHNSLTARQRDIIDDFATLLHVDLSMIEGNGGGSARCMMAEVHLPLR
- a CDS encoding arginine deiminase family protein produces the protein MKNGKTQTVASKINVTSEIGTLRRLLIHSPDRGLGKVVPSKAQDWLFEDIVHIDTMRRDEYDYYVKLLLYFLDPEKVQGKLAEIDADPTRSFYKPGHPNYFNSDAVIDIQRLLADILEDEVIRTKLIAGICAVERTSFKTLTQLSTYDPPELAKILISGSLPDSKTMLFAPLPNFIFTRDIGIVINDHILLNKPAKLARTREALLSQYIFFYHPLFAPYRNKIIEIPDNEHHFLLPESDVARDYTRSTLEGGDVMTISPRHLLIGCSERTTLYAAQQVMRQVFDKGVVDTVTIIKIPKKRDYMHIDTIFTQVKKNVWVLLASLGRLGDEAKKRDVLHFFAPRDVSEDLRILQFYKGLEHKPIEIENLEDLLADISRNDLGCTDPVQFIYSGNNEFPFGAREQWTDSCNLLALKDGVVIGYDRNDKTAEAFRAAGFETVRAAELLQRFERGEASPETIENTFIMLPSAELSRARGGSHCMSLPLLRDGF
- the sufC gene encoding Fe-S cluster assembly ATPase SufC; amino-acid sequence: MLSINNLQASIGDKEILKGINLEIKPGEVHAIMGPNGSGKSTLASVLAGREDYEVTGGEVLFNNKDLLDMAPEERAAEGIFLAFQYPVEIPGVSTTNFLRTAMNEIRKYRGEDPLDAVQFLKLMKEKMKLVNIDQSLLSRSLNEGFSGGEKKRNEIFQMAMLEPRLAILDETDSGLDIDALRIVAEGVNQLRTPERSTIVVTHYQRLLDYIVPDYVHVLYKGRIVKSGPKELALELEEKGYDWIKAEVETA